From one Butyricimonas faecihominis genomic stretch:
- a CDS encoding SusC/RagA family TonB-linked outer membrane protein — protein MKKNQSFYYFYGKKNLLKIMRLLFILMTMTSMTISANGFSQEQRVTLDVKNVGAMELFKQIQKETNLFFVYNDADLVSFNNISVSAKDEAVEILLKRTFSGLDFLFEGNVIIVKPSVAKDEKKEVKKFVIKGKVIDEKKQPLPGVTIRLDSTTVGCSTDAAGLFSLTLPVSKGKLIFSFVGFKQEVKTFKAGDELIVMLKEEVSDLDEVTVIAYGERNKKELISSVSSVKAKDLEEVPSASLENLLQGHMAGVEVNNVSGAPGGGGSRVAIRGYNTLMVKGISENTPLYVVDGVPVNSFTSPLTGTNTLAEIDPMTIESVEVLKDAASAAIYGSRASNGVILITTKHGKAGQATFQANASYSWTWYPETPLQIQGNGERKWWLEAAKHVVLGYFDSNNQLHLPNSPEEAIGTTGFYDYFWHNGISNALSAPPLNRLLQDSLNPFYNNSTNWWKYAFHTGKTLNANLQASGGTERVKYMVGLGWYNEKGINVGSDFSRANLISNLNLTPRKNLTFDIRLAMSYSDMSMASGGLGSHNISYMTVNPKSTSTMLGAEGEVYDKIFENLNDVSEKKYNYNIRSNIRLAYKILEGLDFSASLGVDYTQSQVNRFEPSTMDFNNGLSVSYGQMQGSVLLQTEELLHYNFSLKERHNFDWLLGFSYTREASNSLKGKGKGAPSNYIHYVTSVMPTLKEIDGVMNAMQSFNSDFKEKIMVSYFGRVAYNLDRKYLIELTLRRDGSSVFGKDVRWATFPSVALGWNFSDEAFMENFWWLSHGKIRGSWGSSGQVFLDPYLAQGVIGEGDSFLGVAGLVPAQMENRNLTWEKSDQYDLGLDVDLFDYRLKLKMDYYFKYTKSLLWQVDLPGTVYFHKNLWDNALEISNEGVELEAQLDILRETAVKWRMRFNVSRNWNRLEKTNTGMDVDQKYVIGRSANELRVFRNLGTVQSDSEVPIYYDTKGNPKPLGDGGMAQPTRLGMNLIDDLNGDGIISEDDKYFAGSTLPIAHGGIAHEIKWKGFDLNLLFNYSLGRKMINVFRKGSLMFESSGKTGAIFEDYRNVSFWEKPGDNADYPIMSSVYSYYYGQYDALIDSNIEKVNFLRLKQLTLGYNLPAAWAKRIHLQGLRVFFTGENLFLWTNYSGLDPENVDVMEGLDKMTNYPSARKVTLGLTLKF, from the coding sequence ATGAAAAAAAACCAAAGTTTTTACTATTTCTATGGTAAAAAGAATTTATTGAAAATCATGAGGTTATTATTTATTTTGATGACAATGACCAGCATGACGATTTCTGCCAATGGCTTCTCGCAAGAACAGCGGGTGACGTTGGACGTGAAGAATGTTGGTGCGATGGAACTATTTAAACAGATTCAGAAGGAGACGAATTTGTTTTTCGTGTACAATGATGCCGATTTGGTCTCGTTTAACAACATTTCCGTGTCCGCCAAGGATGAGGCCGTGGAAATTTTATTGAAACGTACTTTTTCGGGTTTGGATTTTTTGTTTGAGGGGAATGTTATTATTGTAAAACCCTCTGTCGCTAAGGATGAAAAGAAGGAGGTAAAGAAATTCGTTATCAAGGGAAAGGTGATCGACGAAAAGAAACAACCGCTCCCCGGGGTGACCATTCGTTTGGATAGTACCACGGTGGGATGTTCCACGGATGCAGCCGGGTTGTTTTCCTTGACGTTACCTGTTTCGAAAGGTAAGTTGATATTCTCTTTCGTGGGTTTCAAACAAGAAGTGAAAACGTTTAAGGCCGGCGATGAGCTGATCGTGATGCTGAAAGAGGAGGTCTCTGACTTGGATGAAGTTACCGTGATCGCTTATGGAGAACGTAATAAAAAGGAATTGATCAGTTCCGTGTCATCCGTGAAGGCAAAAGATTTGGAGGAAGTTCCTTCTGCCAGCTTGGAGAATCTGTTGCAAGGTCACATGGCCGGAGTCGAGGTGAATAACGTGTCCGGGGCTCCCGGAGGTGGGGGTAGCCGTGTCGCCATTCGTGGTTACAATACTTTAATGGTCAAGGGTATCAGTGAAAATACTCCATTGTACGTGGTAGATGGTGTACCGGTTAATTCGTTTACATCTCCTTTAACAGGTACCAACACGCTGGCGGAGATAGACCCTATGACGATTGAATCCGTCGAGGTGTTGAAGGATGCTGCATCGGCTGCAATCTACGGTTCACGTGCTAGCAACGGGGTGATTTTGATTACCACGAAGCATGGTAAAGCCGGGCAGGCTACTTTTCAGGCAAATGCTTCTTATTCATGGACATGGTACCCGGAAACGCCCCTTCAGATTCAAGGTAACGGGGAACGTAAATGGTGGCTGGAGGCTGCTAAACATGTAGTACTCGGTTATTTCGATTCCAATAATCAGTTACATCTTCCCAATTCTCCGGAAGAGGCGATAGGGACTACCGGATTCTATGATTATTTCTGGCATAATGGTATTTCAAATGCACTTAGTGCTCCTCCTCTAAATAGGTTGTTGCAGGATAGTTTGAATCCGTTTTATAATAATTCCACGAACTGGTGGAAATATGCTTTCCACACGGGGAAAACGTTGAACGCGAATCTTCAGGCTTCCGGGGGAACGGAACGGGTGAAATATATGGTGGGACTTGGTTGGTACAACGAGAAAGGTATCAATGTCGGTTCTGATTTCTCCCGGGCAAATTTAATTTCCAATTTGAATTTAACCCCGCGGAAGAATCTTACTTTCGATATTCGTTTGGCTATGTCCTATTCTGATATGAGTATGGCTTCAGGTGGTTTGGGAAGTCATAATATTTCTTATATGACGGTAAACCCCAAAAGTACTTCAACTATGCTGGGTGCTGAAGGAGAAGTTTACGATAAAATATTTGAAAATTTGAATGATGTTTCTGAGAAGAAATATAATTATAATATTCGTTCAAATATTCGTTTAGCTTATAAGATTCTTGAGGGATTGGATTTTTCCGCATCGTTAGGAGTGGACTACACCCAATCTCAAGTAAACCGTTTTGAGCCGAGTACGATGGACTTTAATAACGGACTGAGCGTTTCGTACGGGCAGATGCAGGGGAGCGTGTTGCTTCAAACAGAAGAGTTATTGCATTATAATTTCAGTTTGAAGGAACGTCATAATTTCGATTGGCTATTAGGTTTTTCTTACACCCGTGAAGCTTCGAATAGCTTGAAAGGAAAAGGAAAAGGAGCCCCCAGTAATTATATTCATTATGTAACGTCGGTGATGCCTACGCTAAAGGAGATCGATGGGGTAATGAACGCGATGCAGTCTTTTAATTCTGATTTCAAGGAGAAGATCATGGTCAGTTATTTTGGTCGGGTAGCCTATAACTTGGATCGGAAATATTTGATAGAACTTACTTTACGTCGGGATGGTTCATCCGTTTTCGGGAAAGATGTGCGTTGGGCGACCTTCCCTTCCGTTGCTTTGGGATGGAACTTCTCTGACGAGGCTTTTATGGAAAATTTCTGGTGGTTGAGTCACGGTAAGATTCGCGGTTCCTGGGGTTCTTCCGGACAGGTTTTCTTGGATCCTTATTTAGCGCAAGGAGTTATCGGTGAGGGGGATTCTTTCTTGGGGGTTGCCGGATTGGTTCCTGCACAAATGGAGAATCGGAACTTGACATGGGAGAAATCCGATCAGTATGATCTCGGTTTGGATGTCGATTTGTTCGATTACCGGTTGAAATTGAAGATGGATTACTATTTTAAATACACGAAATCCTTGTTGTGGCAGGTGGATCTTCCCGGAACGGTTTATTTTCACAAGAATTTGTGGGATAATGCCTTGGAGATTTCTAACGAGGGAGTCGAGTTGGAAGCTCAATTGGATATATTGCGCGAGACGGCCGTGAAATGGCGGATGCGTTTCAATGTTTCCAGAAATTGGAACCGTTTGGAGAAAACGAACACGGGTATGGATGTTGACCAGAAATATGTGATCGGACGTTCGGCCAATGAGTTGCGTGTTTTCAGAAATCTTGGAACGGTTCAGAGTGATTCTGAGGTCCCAATTTATTACGATACTAAAGGAAACCCAAAACCACTAGGTGATGGAGGTATGGCTCAGCCTACCCGGTTGGGAATGAATTTGATTGATGATTTAAACGGGGATGGGATTATATCTGAAGATGACAAGTATTTCGCCGGCTCGACCCTGCCTATCGCTCATGGAGGTATTGCTCATGAAATCAAGTGGAAAGGTTTTGATTTGAATCTTTTGTTCAATTACTCTTTAGGACGGAAGATGATTAATGTCTTTAGAAAAGGTTCGTTGATGTTTGAGTCATCAGGTAAAACGGGAGCTATTTTTGAAGATTACCGGAATGTTTCCTTCTGGGAAAAACCGGGAGATAATGCTGATTATCCGATAATGTCTTCTGTTTATAGTTACTATTACGGACAGTATGATGCTTTGATTGATTCTAATATAGAAAAAGTGAATTTCCTTCGTTTGAAACAATTGACCTTGGGATATAATCTCCCGGCAGCTTGGGCGAAGAGAATTCATTTGCAGGGGTTGCGTGTATTCTTCACGGGAGAAAACTTGTTCTTGTGGACTAATTATTCCGGTCTTGACCCGGAAAACGTGGATGTAATGGAAGGGCTGGACAAGATGACCAATTACCCGAGTGCAAGGAAGGTGACATTAGGTTTAACGCTTAAATTTTAG